One genomic region from Jilunia laotingensis encodes:
- a CDS encoding alpha/beta hydrolase, which translates to MKNPAQMADDKFNTDITMNGNLNLVEEWDKVFPQSNKVNHSKVTFRNRYGITLAADMYIPKNATGKLPAIAVSGPFGAVKEQSSGLYAQTLAERGFLTIAFDPSYTGESGGEPRYVASPDINTEDFSAAVDYLSTRNDVDPERIGILGICGWGGLALNAAAIDTRIKATVTSTMYDMSRVNANGYFDSMDADARYELRRQLNTQRTEDAKKGTYALAGGVVDPLPADAPQFVKDYYDYYKTGRGYHSRSLNSNNGWNKTSALSFINMPLLTYSDEIRSAVLMIHGEKAHSRYFSEDAFKKLQGNNKELVIIPGANHVDLYDRMDVIPFDKLERFFNNYLK; encoded by the coding sequence ATGAAGAATCCCGCCCAAATGGCAGATGATAAATTTAATACTGATATAACGATGAACGGAAATCTGAATTTAGTGGAGGAGTGGGATAAGGTGTTCCCACAAAGCAATAAAGTGAATCACAGCAAAGTGACTTTCCGTAACCGCTACGGGATCACACTCGCTGCCGATATGTACATACCGAAAAATGCGACAGGCAAACTACCCGCCATTGCCGTTTCAGGTCCATTTGGAGCCGTAAAGGAACAGTCGTCGGGACTTTACGCCCAGACGCTTGCCGAGCGTGGGTTTCTGACTATTGCTTTCGATCCATCGTACACAGGCGAAAGTGGTGGCGAGCCCCGTTATGTGGCTTCTCCCGACATCAATACGGAGGATTTCAGTGCTGCGGTCGATTACCTTTCAACGCGCAATGATGTCGATCCCGAACGAATCGGTATCCTCGGCATTTGCGGCTGGGGTGGCTTGGCTCTCAATGCAGCGGCTATCGACACCCGCATTAAGGCAACCGTAACTTCGACCATGTACGACATGAGTCGCGTCAATGCCAACGGCTATTTCGACTCGATGGATGCCGATGCCCGTTACGAGCTTCGTAGGCAGCTTAACACCCAGCGGACTGAGGATGCGAAAAAAGGTACGTATGCTCTTGCCGGAGGTGTGGTCGATCCTCTTCCTGCAGATGCTCCGCAGTTCGTAAAAGATTACTACGATTACTATAAGACCGGACGCGGCTACCACTCCCGTTCGCTAAATTCGAACAATGGCTGGAACAAGACTTCGGCTTTGTCATTCATCAATATGCCTTTACTCACATATAGTGATGAAATCCGTAGTGCTGTACTTATGATTCATGGTGAAAAAGCTCACTCTCGTTATTTCAGCGAGGATGCTTTCAAGAAGTTGCAAGGCAACAACAAGGAATTGGTGATTATTCCCGGAGCAAACCATGTGGATTTATACGATCGGATGGATGTAATACCTTTCGACAAGTTGGAAAGATTCTTCAACAATTATCTGAAGTGA
- the meaB gene encoding methylmalonyl Co-A mutase-associated GTPase MeaB yields MEHPENSEEYKGLVVNKGIEQPASVNPYLKRKPRKRELSVAEFVEGIVKGNITILSRAVTLVESVRPEHQAIAQEVIEKCLPYSGNSIRIGISGVPGAGKSTSIDVFGLHVLEKGGKLAVLAIDPSSERSKGSILGDKTRMEQLSVHPDSFIRPSPSAGSLGGVARKTRETIILCEAAGFDKIFVETVGVGQSETAVHSMVDFFLLIQLAGTGDELQGIKRGIMEMADGIVINKADGNNIDKAKLAASQFRNALHLFPAPDSGWTPQVLTYSGFYNIGVKEIWDMVYEYIDFVKGNGYFEFRRNEQSKYWMYESINEQLRDSFYHNAKIESMLAEKERQVLSGNLTSFIAAKALLDTYFEDLRK; encoded by the coding sequence ATGGAACATCCTGAAAACAGTGAAGAATATAAAGGGCTGGTTGTTAACAAAGGTATCGAACAGCCCGCATCAGTGAATCCTTATCTGAAACGTAAACCTCGGAAACGTGAGCTTTCCGTAGCTGAATTTGTGGAAGGGATCGTAAAGGGCAATATAACGATTCTTAGCCGTGCCGTGACACTTGTGGAAAGTGTAAGACCTGAACATCAGGCTATTGCTCAGGAAGTAATAGAGAAGTGTTTGCCGTATTCAGGCAATTCGATTCGCATCGGAATCAGCGGTGTTCCCGGTGCCGGTAAAAGTACTTCGATCGATGTTTTCGGATTGCATGTGCTTGAAAAAGGAGGGAAGTTGGCAGTCCTTGCCATCGATCCGAGCAGTGAGCGTAGTAAAGGCAGTATCTTAGGGGATAAAACCCGTATGGAGCAGCTTTCCGTTCATCCCGATTCATTCATTCGTCCCAGTCCATCGGCCGGTTCATTGGGAGGCGTTGCGCGCAAGACCCGTGAAACGATTATTCTTTGTGAGGCAGCAGGATTTGATAAGATTTTTGTTGAAACTGTTGGAGTGGGGCAGAGCGAGACTGCCGTACATTCAATGGTGGATTTTTTCCTGTTGATTCAGCTTGCAGGTACGGGAGACGAGCTTCAAGGCATAAAGCGAGGAATCATGGAGATGGCTGACGGTATTGTCATTAATAAAGCCGATGGAAATAATATTGATAAAGCTAAACTTGCCGCATCCCAGTTCCGCAATGCATTGCATCTTTTCCCTGCTCCTGATTCGGGATGGACTCCGCAAGTATTGACTTACTCCGGTTTCTATAATATCGGAGTGAAAGAAATCTGGGACATGGTGTATGAATATATCGACTTTGTGAAGGGAAATGGCTATTTCGAATTTCGCCGTAATGAGCAAAGCAAATATTGGATGTATGAGAGCATCAACGAACAGTTGCGTGATAGTTTTTATCATAATGCAAAGATTGAATCGATGCTGGCGGAGAAAGAACGCCAAGTGTTGAGTGGCAATCTAACCTCATTTATTGCTGCAAAAGCATTGCTGGATACTTATTTTGAGGATTTACGAAAATAG
- a CDS encoding threonine/serine ThrE exporter family protein, which translates to MMTEQEEQLLLLRRKLDLLLRTGKLLMESAADTNRIVRNMNRVAAYLGLPEDKLHIDVRYTMLIVNLSDEAHSFSKFQKCESHGINMTAISAISKLSWRAIEKDYSLDQYEEELEKIRKQPRNYTPYVVAIGAGFACGGFCKLFGSDWMAFLLASICAFAGFRVRARLLEAGLNVYMSIGVAAFVSTCLAYLSSFTGWSSTPYLPLLACALFIVPGVPLINFVDDMIDNYLLVGITRAANTVMMVGAMAFGIVLAIRLCVMEDVSIDKKFSELSMIPHDPYYVYAIAAAISAMGFSMIFNIQRRLLWVVALGGIIAVCTRNFVNFELGFGPVIGSFMGSFVVSLIGVKAVHWFHVPNHVLSIPSVIPMIPGVLMFRSLLGFIGMHGVVGEVTFAFFNGINSALIILCIALGVAVPNIFARRYIAKDRQKFLQEELQKRKARGKFLEW; encoded by the coding sequence ATGATGACTGAGCAAGAAGAACAACTTTTGCTTCTACGCCGTAAACTAGACTTATTGCTTCGTACCGGTAAATTGCTAATGGAAAGCGCGGCAGACACCAATCGAATTGTGCGGAATATGAACCGTGTTGCAGCTTACCTCGGTCTGCCGGAAGATAAATTGCATATCGATGTAAGGTATACGATGTTGATTGTTAACCTGAGTGATGAGGCGCATTCTTTTTCCAAGTTCCAGAAATGCGAATCACATGGCATTAATATGACGGCCATTTCCGCTATCAGCAAACTTTCCTGGCGTGCCATAGAGAAGGATTATTCTCTCGACCAGTATGAAGAAGAGTTGGAAAAAATCCGTAAGCAACCACGCAATTATACTCCTTACGTAGTTGCTATTGGGGCTGGTTTCGCCTGTGGTGGATTTTGCAAATTGTTCGGTAGCGACTGGATGGCCTTTTTATTAGCTTCCATTTGCGCTTTCGCTGGTTTCCGTGTACGTGCGCGTCTTCTTGAGGCGGGGCTTAATGTATATATGAGTATCGGTGTGGCAGCTTTTGTCTCTACTTGTCTGGCTTATCTTTCATCATTTACAGGTTGGTCGTCCACTCCTTATCTTCCTTTGCTGGCATGTGCCCTGTTTATTGTCCCCGGAGTTCCTTTGATTAATTTTGTGGATGATATGATTGATAACTACTTGTTGGTCGGTATCACCCGTGCCGCCAATACGGTGATGATGGTTGGAGCGATGGCTTTCGGTATTGTGTTGGCTATTCGCCTGTGTGTGATGGAGGATGTCAGTATCGATAAGAAGTTCAGCGAGCTAAGTATGATCCCGCACGATCCTTATTATGTCTATGCCATTGCCGCTGCCATTTCTGCGATGGGTTTCTCGATGATATTTAATATCCAGCGTCGTTTGCTTTGGGTTGTTGCCTTAGGAGGTATTATAGCGGTATGTACCCGTAATTTTGTTAATTTCGAGTTGGGGTTTGGTCCCGTCATCGGCTCGTTCATGGGAAGTTTTGTTGTTAGTCTGATTGGTGTCAAAGCCGTTCATTGGTTTCATGTCCCCAACCATGTATTGTCCATTCCTTCGGTTATACCGATGATTCCCGGTGTACTGATGTTCCGTTCGCTGCTCGGTTTTATCGGCATGCATGGTGTAGTGGGGGAAGTGACCTTTGCTTTCTTCAATGGCATCAATTCAGCCTTGATCATTCTTTGCATTGCACTGGGCGTAGCCGTTCCGAATATCTTTGCCCGTCGGTATATCGCTAAAGACCGTCAGAAATTTCTTCAAGAAGAACTGCAAAAGCGTAAAGCACGTGGCAAATTCCTGGAATGGTAG
- a CDS encoding DMT family transporter, with the protein MNISKNTQGHLFALTANIMWGLMSPIGKSALQEFSALSVTTFRMVGAAAAFWILSVFCRQEHVPPKDMLKIFFASLFALVFNQGVFIFGLSLTSPIDASIVTTTLPIITMIVAAIYLKEPITNKKVLGIFVGAMGALILILSSQTSANGGSSIWGDLLCLLAQLSFSIYLTVFKGLTQQYSAVTINKWMFIYASMCYIPFSYNDIAIIQWETISATAIFQVSYVVLGGSFIAYICVMTAQKLLRPTVVSMYNYVQPIVASIAAVIMGVGTFGWAKGLAIGLVFLGVYIVTQSKSRADLISR; encoded by the coding sequence ATGAATATCAGCAAGAATACGCAAGGGCATCTGTTTGCCCTGACTGCCAACATCATGTGGGGATTGATGTCCCCGATCGGCAAATCCGCATTGCAGGAATTTTCCGCACTTTCGGTCACGACATTCCGTATGGTAGGGGCAGCGGCAGCGTTCTGGATTCTTTCCGTGTTTTGCCGACAAGAACACGTACCCCCTAAAGACATGTTGAAGATCTTCTTCGCTTCACTATTCGCATTAGTATTCAATCAGGGCGTGTTCATTTTCGGATTGTCACTCACATCGCCTATCGATGCGTCCATCGTGACTACCACTTTGCCGATTATCACTATGATTGTGGCTGCCATCTACCTGAAAGAGCCTATAACAAACAAGAAAGTACTGGGTATCTTTGTCGGGGCAATGGGGGCATTGATATTAATACTGAGCAGTCAGACTTCTGCAAATGGGGGGAGCAGTATTTGGGGAGATCTGCTATGCTTGCTGGCACAGCTCAGTTTCTCCATCTATCTGACCGTATTCAAGGGATTGACACAACAATATTCTGCCGTGACAATCAACAAATGGATGTTCATATACGCCTCGATGTGTTATATTCCATTTTCCTATAATGACATAGCAATCATCCAATGGGAAACCATATCTGCCACGGCTATCTTCCAAGTGTCGTATGTAGTGTTAGGGGGAAGCTTCATCGCCTATATCTGCGTGATGACGGCACAGAAACTATTACGCCCAACCGTAGTGAGCATGTATAATTACGTCCAACCGATTGTAGCTTCCATCGCAGCGGTCATCATGGGAGTAGGCACTTTCGGATGGGCAAAAGGCTTAGCCATCGGACTTGTATTCCTAGGGGTCTACATCGTGACACAAAGCAAATCGAGAGCGGATCTTATCAGCCGTTGA
- a CDS encoding S8 family peptidase, with product MKTKKVFLFLVCACIALLVDAQTKITPYTRLFLKKYSQTTDTVYHSHSSFPKPSLRNGIPTIGAFIELKEGANVEEAISLGAKVCCRVGNVLTVEIPVDKITALAESDAIKQLDVEKPVKPHNDASRHLTKGEFVQDATGLKQPYTGSGVIVGICDTGFDFNHISFMDTDGRLRIKQVYMPEDNTGTSPSFELEGETFILPGSEYTAPEEISQLTTDNPNQSHGSHTLGTAAGAYLGNNFYGYATEADIVCCGMPEEALTDVNIANSIAYIFRYAESVGKPAVINVSLGGHEGAHDGTSFLPRMFDGICGKGKLISVSAGNNGGTRVHLTGQFTEKDNELKTCVCPGDFNGYVDAWSKTSSPIGVKMFAYRSYYPEKIVYETPLFFPGGEGEVVYDSSKMPELARYYQGTIAFASEINPYNGKFHVLIESELSKVESSEAAYNVLGFAFVGDAGEQVDAWVGDRYEFFSQGFGLGGDYDYSISDLATGDSTITVGAYNSKNFYKSIGGQEINYGESMPLGEISYYSSYGPDMRGVRRPDVIAPGTFVTSAVNGYDKNNVELNHGMLAAETEANGRKYHWGNMWGTSMAAPAVTGIIAQWLEADPNLTPARVKDVLKKTAIRDEYTTFENAELWGFGKIDAYAGLLEILKGITGLEAERNINKVLVSNPVDGSFQVFAPGETGKVSVNLYSPGGVLLYTTTQSDGGTVQVDAGKLRGTGINILQVTGEKTNYRTKIYLE from the coding sequence ATGAAGACGAAGAAAGTCTTTCTTTTCTTGGTTTGTGCATGTATCGCTCTTTTGGTAGATGCACAAACCAAAATTACTCCCTATACCCGCTTATTTCTGAAAAAATATTCCCAAACAACGGATACTGTTTATCATAGCCATTCGTCATTCCCCAAGCCGTCTCTGCGAAATGGCATACCGACCATAGGCGCTTTTATTGAATTGAAAGAGGGTGCGAATGTTGAAGAAGCAATCAGCTTAGGTGCTAAAGTGTGTTGCAGAGTTGGAAACGTATTGACTGTAGAGATTCCGGTGGATAAGATTACGGCACTTGCCGAATCGGACGCTATCAAGCAGCTTGATGTGGAGAAGCCTGTAAAACCGCATAATGATGCAAGCCGGCATTTAACAAAGGGGGAGTTCGTGCAGGATGCCACCGGCTTGAAACAACCCTATACCGGATCGGGAGTGATCGTCGGTATTTGTGATACGGGCTTCGATTTCAATCATATTTCATTTATGGATACTGACGGGCGGTTACGCATAAAACAGGTTTATATGCCTGAAGATAACACAGGTACTTCTCCTTCTTTTGAATTGGAGGGTGAGACGTTCATTTTGCCCGGTTCGGAGTACACTGCCCCGGAGGAGATAAGCCAGCTTACTACTGATAATCCTAACCAGTCCCACGGTAGCCATACCTTAGGTACGGCAGCAGGGGCTTACTTGGGAAACAATTTTTATGGTTATGCAACCGAAGCCGATATTGTATGTTGCGGTATGCCGGAAGAGGCATTGACGGATGTAAATATTGCTAATTCCATAGCATATATATTCAGATATGCCGAAAGTGTCGGCAAGCCGGCCGTCATAAATGTCAGCCTTGGCGGGCATGAAGGGGCGCATGACGGTACGTCTTTTTTGCCTCGGATGTTTGATGGTATATGCGGGAAGGGCAAGCTTATTTCTGTTTCGGCAGGTAATAATGGGGGTACTCGGGTACATTTAACCGGGCAATTCACCGAAAAGGATAATGAATTGAAGACATGTGTATGCCCAGGCGATTTCAATGGATACGTAGATGCTTGGAGTAAAACGAGTAGCCCTATAGGAGTGAAAATGTTTGCGTATAGATCGTATTACCCGGAAAAAATCGTCTATGAGACTCCACTATTCTTTCCTGGAGGAGAAGGAGAAGTCGTTTATGATTCTTCTAAGATGCCGGAATTGGCTCGATACTATCAAGGAACGATTGCGTTTGCTTCGGAGATCAATCCGTATAATGGTAAATTCCACGTCCTGATTGAATCAGAACTGTCTAAAGTGGAATCTTCCGAAGCGGCTTATAATGTGTTGGGTTTCGCGTTCGTCGGTGATGCCGGTGAGCAGGTGGATGCCTGGGTGGGCGATCGTTATGAGTTTTTCAGCCAAGGCTTTGGCCTTGGAGGAGACTATGATTACTCTATCAGCGACTTGGCGACAGGGGATAGTACCATAACGGTAGGTGCGTATAACTCTAAGAATTTTTATAAATCGATTGGTGGGCAAGAGATTAATTACGGTGAATCCATGCCATTGGGCGAAATATCCTATTATTCGAGCTATGGTCCTGATATGCGAGGCGTTCGCAGACCGGATGTGATTGCTCCGGGAACTTTTGTAACTTCAGCGGTCAACGGATATGACAAGAACAATGTGGAACTGAATCACGGAATGTTAGCGGCAGAAACAGAAGCTAACGGCAGAAAGTACCACTGGGGAAATATGTGGGGCACGTCTATGGCGGCACCTGCCGTTACCGGCATCATTGCGCAATGGCTCGAGGCTGACCCGAATCTGACACCGGCACGTGTCAAAGATGTCCTGAAGAAGACTGCTATCAGAGATGAATATACCACTTTCGAAAATGCGGAACTTTGGGGATTCGGCAAGATTGATGCCTATGCCGGACTGCTCGAGATACTGAAAGGCATTACCGGGCTGGAAGCGGAAAGGAACATTAATAAAGTGCTTGTTTCGAATCCTGTAGACGGCAGTTTTCAAGTTTTTGCACCCGGTGAAACCGGCAAGGTGTCTGTGAATCTGTACAGTCCGGGCGGTGTATTGTTATATACCACCACCCAGTCTGACGGAGGAACTGTACAAGTCGATGCCGGAAAACTCCGGGGAACAGGAATAAACATTCTGCAAGTAACCGGGGAGAAAACGAACTACCGGACTAAAATATATTTGGAATAA